The Chloroflexota bacterium genome includes a region encoding these proteins:
- a CDS encoding SDR family oxidoreductase, translating into MDILVTGATGQLGREVVPRFLERGNRLKLLVRDVAKAKGLFPDCDIIQGDIVQDDLGIEGPMKVDAVYHLAADINLGTKSDDRVWATNYNGTANVIRFCEQNSVSHLFYAGTAYTEKGRNAYEKSKKAAEQLVESCGIERKTIFKIGILIPSLKNPGKASTEAPYLLTHGICVLHDREEVVKRRLDGTLRLPMAEPRFRVRGLPDARLNLVPIDVVVDFIVNTTEPGKFWLTHPKPPKLGDLLKWAGEVFCVSIELQPDFEMSDLEALFHEGAKPFLPYLLGDELPSDLKDCPDITPGFVRESVAHSTISINGTSASKWLK; encoded by the coding sequence ATGGATATATTGGTTACAGGGGCTACAGGTCAACTTGGGAGAGAGGTAGTACCTCGTTTCCTGGAAAGAGGTAATCGTCTCAAATTGCTGGTTCGTGATGTGGCCAAGGCTAAGGGGCTGTTCCCTGACTGCGATATCATTCAGGGGGATATTGTTCAGGATGATCTTGGTATTGAAGGGCCGATGAAGGTAGATGCAGTCTATCACCTGGCTGCCGATATTAACTTGGGCACCAAGAGTGACGATAGGGTATGGGCAACAAACTATAACGGTACTGCCAACGTTATCCGCTTCTGTGAGCAAAACTCAGTGTCCCACCTCTTCTACGCAGGCACAGCCTATACTGAAAAAGGCAGGAATGCCTACGAGAAGTCGAAGAAAGCGGCCGAGCAACTTGTGGAGTCCTGTGGGATTGAGAGGAAAACAATCTTTAAGATTGGCATTCTTATCCCGAGTCTCAAAAACCCTGGCAAGGCTTCGACGGAGGCACCGTATCTGCTTACCCATGGGATATGTGTGCTTCATGACCGCGAAGAGGTGGTGAAAAGACGTCTGGATGGCACGCTTCGATTGCCTATGGCAGAGCCTAGATTCAGGGTCAGGGGCCTCCCGGATGCCAGGCTCAATCTGGTGCCCATTGATGTAGTAGTCGATTTTATTGTGAATACGACAGAGCCAGGCAAGTTCTGGCTCACTCACCCTAAACCTCCGAAGCTGGGCGATCTGTTAAAGTGGGCAGGCGAGGTGTTCTGTGTCTCCATAGAATTACAGCCAGATTTTGAAATGTCTGATCTTGAGGCCCTATTCCACGAGGGCGCAAAACCGTTTCTCCCTTACCTTTTAGGGGATGAGTTGCCCAGTGACCTGAAGGATTGTCCTGACATCACTCCTGGATTTGTGAGGGAAAGCGTGGCCCACAGCACCATTAGCATCAATGGCACATCTGCCAGTAAGTGGCTGAAGTGA